A DNA window from Kitasatospora atroaurantiaca contains the following coding sequences:
- a CDS encoding ATP-dependent DNA helicase gives MTNDSAPQPLPGAPEAPEPVPRAELPELLHAAVAAVGGVERPGQIRMAEAVADAVDAGEHLLVQAGTGTGKSLAYLVPALAHGDRVVVATATLALQRQLVERDLPRTVDALHPVLRRRPLFAMLKGRSNYLCLHRANEGTPSDEGEGLFDPVDALGGPTGKLGKDVLRLREWAEETETGDRDDMSPGVSDKAWAQLSVTSKECLGASKCAYGQECFAEKARERAKLADVVVTNHAMLAIDAIEGAPVLPEHAMLIVDEAHELVNRVTGAATAELTVGAVNRAVKRAAKLANEKAVDALQAAAESFHGLMETAQPGRVEELPEYLSYAVAAIRDACRLVITSLGETRDKALTDEDAVRKQAMASAETLHETADRLLAESAYDVVWIERSDRFGMGTASLRVAPLSVSGLLREKLYQERSVVLTSATLKLGGDFNGVAASVGLPGEGRLPDVRGPEEPALDEGEDAPPYWRGIDVGSPFAYPKQGILYVAKHLPPPGREPDRPEMLDELAELIGAAGGRTLGLFSSMRAAQAAAEALRERLDNRILLQGEDTLGELIREFASDPQTCLFGTLSLWQGVDVPGSACQLVVMDRIPFPRPDDPLMSARQKAVEEAGGNGFMAVAATHAALLMAQGAGRLVRAADDRGVVAVLDPRLATARYGGFFRSSMPDFWYTNDRNQVRRSLAAIDASAAPVRPVTKRS, from the coding sequence ATGACGAACGACTCCGCACCCCAACCCCTCCCCGGCGCTCCCGAGGCCCCGGAGCCCGTGCCCCGGGCCGAGCTCCCGGAGCTGCTGCACGCCGCGGTCGCCGCCGTCGGCGGCGTCGAGAGGCCCGGCCAGATCCGGATGGCCGAGGCCGTCGCCGACGCGGTCGACGCCGGTGAGCACCTGCTGGTCCAGGCCGGTACGGGCACCGGGAAGTCCCTCGCGTACCTGGTGCCCGCGCTCGCCCACGGCGACCGGGTGGTGGTGGCCACCGCCACCCTCGCCCTGCAACGCCAGCTGGTCGAGCGGGACTTGCCCCGGACGGTGGATGCGCTGCACCCGGTGCTGCGCCGCCGCCCGCTGTTCGCGATGCTCAAGGGCCGCTCCAACTACCTCTGCCTGCACCGGGCCAACGAGGGCACCCCGAGCGACGAGGGCGAGGGGCTCTTCGACCCGGTGGACGCCCTCGGCGGCCCGACCGGCAAGCTCGGCAAGGACGTCCTGCGGCTGCGCGAGTGGGCCGAGGAGACGGAGACGGGGGACCGGGACGACATGTCGCCCGGCGTCTCCGACAAGGCCTGGGCACAGCTCTCGGTCACCTCGAAGGAGTGCCTGGGCGCCAGCAAGTGCGCGTACGGGCAGGAGTGCTTCGCGGAGAAGGCCCGGGAGCGGGCCAAGCTGGCCGACGTGGTGGTGACCAACCACGCGATGCTCGCGATCGACGCGATCGAGGGCGCCCCCGTGCTCCCCGAGCACGCGATGCTGATCGTCGACGAGGCCCATGAGCTGGTGAACCGCGTCACCGGCGCCGCCACCGCGGAGCTGACGGTCGGCGCGGTCAACCGGGCCGTCAAGCGCGCGGCCAAGCTCGCCAACGAGAAGGCGGTGGACGCGCTGCAGGCCGCCGCCGAGAGCTTCCACGGCCTGATGGAGACAGCGCAGCCGGGCCGCGTGGAGGAGCTGCCCGAGTACCTCTCGTACGCGGTGGCGGCGATCCGGGACGCCTGCCGCCTGGTCATCACCTCGCTGGGGGAGACGCGCGACAAGGCGCTCACCGACGAGGACGCGGTGCGCAAGCAGGCGATGGCCTCGGCGGAGACGCTGCACGAGACGGCGGACCGGCTGCTCGCAGAGTCGGCCTACGACGTGGTCTGGATCGAGCGCAGCGACCGCTTCGGCATGGGCACGGCCTCGCTGCGGGTCGCGCCGCTGAGCGTCTCCGGGCTGCTGCGGGAGAAGCTCTACCAGGAGCGCTCGGTCGTCCTGACCTCGGCGACCCTCAAGCTCGGCGGGGATTTCAACGGCGTGGCTGCCTCGGTCGGCCTGCCCGGCGAGGGCCGCCTGCCGGACGTACGCGGCCCCGAGGAGCCCGCGCTCGACGAGGGCGAGGACGCGCCGCCGTACTGGCGCGGGATCGACGTCGGCTCGCCGTTCGCCTACCCCAAGCAGGGCATCCTCTACGTCGCCAAGCACCTGCCGCCGCCCGGCCGGGAGCCGGACCGGCCGGAGATGCTGGACGAGCTGGCGGAGCTGATCGGCGCAGCCGGCGGCCGTACGCTCGGGCTCTTCTCCTCGATGCGGGCCGCGCAGGCGGCGGCCGAGGCGCTGCGCGAGCGGCTGGACAACCGGATCCTGCTGCAGGGCGAGGACACCCTGGGCGAGCTGATCCGGGAGTTCGCGTCCGACCCGCAGACCTGCCTCTTCGGCACCCTCTCGCTCTGGCAGGGCGTGGACGTGCCGGGCTCGGCCTGCCAGCTGGTGGTGATGGACCGCATCCCGTTCCCGCGTCCGGACGATCCGCTGATGAGCGCCCGGCAGAAGGCGGTCGAGGAGGCGGGCGGCAACGGCTTCATGGCGGTGGCGGCCACCCACGCGGCGCTGCTGATGGCGCAGGGCGCCGGCCGGCTGGTCCGGGCGGCCGACGACCGGGGTGTGGTGGCGGTGCTGGACCCGCGGCTGGCCACGGCGCGCTACGGCGGCTTCTTCCGCTCCTCGATGCCGGACTTCTGGTACACCAACGACCGTAACCAGGTGCGGCGCTCACTGGCCGCGATCGACGCCTCGGCGGCCCCGGTCCGCCCGGTCACCAAGCGCAGTTAG
- the lexA gene encoding transcriptional repressor LexA — protein MSRSQPIEHSSVQDAVLGAPAPVRSLPGRPPGIRTDEAGLTERQRRVIEVIRDSVQRRGYPPSMREIGQAVGLSSTSSVAHQLMALERKGFLRRDPHRPRAYEVRGVEVARPNTAEAAGRPSTSYVPLVGRIAAGGPILAEQTVEDVFPLPRQLVGEGELFALTVRGDSMIEAAICDGDWVTVRRQPVAENGDIVAAMIEGEATVKRLKREDGRIWLMPHNPAYDPIPGDNATILGKVVAVLRRL, from the coding sequence ATGAGCCGCAGCCAGCCGATCGAGCACTCGTCGGTGCAGGACGCCGTGCTCGGCGCGCCAGCCCCCGTGCGCTCCTTGCCCGGGCGCCCGCCCGGCATCCGGACCGACGAGGCCGGCCTGACGGAGCGCCAGCGGCGCGTCATCGAGGTCATCAGGGACTCGGTGCAGCGCCGGGGTTACCCGCCGAGCATGCGGGAGATCGGCCAGGCCGTCGGCCTCTCCAGCACCTCCTCCGTGGCCCACCAGCTGATGGCCCTGGAGCGCAAGGGCTTCCTCCGCCGCGACCCGCACCGCCCCCGGGCGTACGAGGTCCGCGGCGTCGAGGTCGCCCGGCCGAACACCGCGGAGGCCGCCGGCCGGCCCTCCACCTCGTACGTGCCGCTGGTCGGCCGGATCGCCGCCGGTGGCCCGATCCTGGCCGAGCAGACGGTCGAGGACGTCTTCCCGCTGCCGCGTCAGCTGGTCGGCGAGGGCGAGCTGTTCGCGCTGACCGTACGCGGTGACTCGATGATCGAGGCCGCCATCTGTGACGGCGACTGGGTCACCGTCCGCCGCCAGCCGGTCGCCGAGAACGGCGACATCGTCGCCGCGATGATCGAGGGCGAGGCCACCGTCAAGCGGCTCAAGCGCGAGGACGGCAGGATCTGGCTGATGCCGCACAACCCGGCGTACGACCCCATCCCGGGCGACAACGCGACCATCCTCGGCAAGGTCGTCGCGGTCCTCCGCCGCCTCTGA
- a CDS encoding trypsin-like serine peptidase yields the protein MSSLRRTAFAALAAATLLTATACGPGDDGGKAAPPPASASATGGSGGRLHLPTSLPSGLLDGLPKSWDELRKWKFEDWDNWASKHVFNNPVVKDLWNPDRMNGAQPQQPAPVTPPPADSGVTDPEPAPVQAVAVPRPYTRYAASGKVFSTAPGGGTGQCSATVVADPAHPGKSNLVWTAGHCVHEGKGGDWFKNIIFVPAYNSSGAASGGRKASLAQVAPLGQWWADKVITSPQWTAEGGHSGNSASQYDFAVLKVHNPDGGSKSLEETVGTAVPVWFDAPREQLTISAWGYPAVKPFDGRELNRCDGGKPVRLSFDPKRPSMLTIGCTMTAGSSGGGWFATMPDGRQALVSNTSIGTLEHTSLSGPYLESVAKQALDYLAKK from the coding sequence ATGTCATCGCTACGCCGAACGGCCTTCGCGGCACTCGCCGCGGCGACCCTGCTGACCGCCACCGCCTGCGGCCCCGGGGACGACGGCGGCAAGGCCGCCCCGCCGCCCGCGTCGGCCTCGGCCACCGGTGGCTCCGGGGGGCGGCTGCACCTGCCGACCAGCCTGCCCTCGGGTCTGCTGGACGGGCTGCCGAAGAGCTGGGACGAGCTCAGGAAGTGGAAGTTCGAGGACTGGGACAACTGGGCGTCCAAGCACGTCTTCAACAACCCGGTCGTCAAGGACCTCTGGAACCCGGACCGGATGAACGGCGCCCAGCCGCAGCAGCCCGCTCCCGTCACTCCGCCGCCCGCCGACAGCGGCGTCACCGACCCCGAGCCGGCTCCGGTCCAGGCCGTGGCGGTGCCGCGCCCCTACACCAGGTACGCGGCCTCCGGGAAGGTCTTCTCGACCGCGCCGGGCGGCGGCACCGGCCAGTGCTCCGCCACGGTGGTCGCCGACCCGGCGCACCCCGGGAAGAGCAACCTGGTCTGGACGGCCGGGCACTGCGTGCACGAGGGCAAGGGCGGGGACTGGTTCAAGAACATCATCTTCGTGCCCGCGTACAACAGCTCGGGTGCCGCGAGCGGGGGCAGGAAGGCGAGCCTGGCGCAGGTCGCCCCGCTCGGCCAGTGGTGGGCCGACAAGGTCATCACCTCCCCGCAGTGGACGGCCGAGGGCGGCCACAGCGGCAACTCGGCCAGCCAGTACGACTTCGCCGTCCTGAAGGTGCACAACCCGGACGGCGGTTCCAAGTCCCTGGAGGAGACGGTCGGCACCGCCGTGCCGGTCTGGTTCGACGCTCCGCGCGAGCAGTTGACCATCTCCGCCTGGGGCTACCCGGCCGTCAAACCCTTCGACGGACGGGAGTTGAACCGGTGCGACGGCGGCAAACCCGTCAGGCTCTCGTTCGACCCCAAGCGGCCCTCGATGCTCACGATCGGCTGCACCATGACCGCGGGCTCCAGCGGCGGCGGCTGGTTCGCCACCATGCCGGACGGCCGCCAGGCCCTGGTCAGCAACACCTCGATCGGGACGCTGGAGCACACCTCGCTCAGCGGCCCGTACCTGGAGAGCGTCGCCAAGCAGGCTCTCGACTACCTGGCCAAGAAGTAG
- the nrdR gene encoding transcriptional regulator NrdR, with product MHCPFCRHPDSRVVDSRASDDGSSIRRRRQCPDCGRRFTTVETATLMVIKRSGVTEPFSREKVISGVRKACQGRPVTEDALAQLGQRVEECVRASGSAELSTHDVGLAILGPLKDLDVVAYLRFASVYRAYDGLEDFEAAIAELRAERPFSAEAGTPVPAPAAAP from the coding sequence GTGCACTGCCCCTTCTGCCGACACCCGGACAGCCGTGTCGTGGACAGTCGTGCCAGTGACGACGGCAGCTCGATTCGCCGCCGCCGCCAGTGCCCTGACTGCGGCCGCCGCTTCACCACGGTGGAGACGGCCACTCTGATGGTCATCAAGCGCAGTGGCGTCACCGAGCCGTTCTCCCGGGAGAAGGTCATCTCCGGCGTCCGCAAGGCCTGTCAGGGCCGCCCGGTCACCGAGGACGCCCTCGCCCAGCTCGGCCAGCGGGTCGAGGAGTGCGTCCGGGCGAGCGGCAGCGCCGAGCTCTCCACCCATGACGTCGGGCTGGCCATACTCGGCCCGCTCAAGGATCTCGACGTCGTGGCCTACCTCCGTTTCGCGTCCGTGTACCGGGCGTACGACGGACTCGAGGACTTCGAGGCCGCCATCGCGGAACTCCGCGCCGAGCGGCCCTTCAGCGCGGAGGCCGGTACCCCGGTGCCTGCCCCCGCCGCAGCGCCCTAG
- a CDS encoding lysine N(6)-hydroxylase/L-ornithine N(5)-oxygenase family protein: MDNPQPEPYDLLGVGIGPFNLSLAALADQVSGLSSLFCEAREEFRWHPGMLVDGARMQVPFLADLVTLVDPTNPWSFLNYLRDRERLFPFYFAERFQLPRREYDHYCRWAAERLVNCRFGTAVTALHWSEEHELYRAETGRGEVWARNVVLGVGTRPGHPEAFAALRGHPRVWHSADYLDRRHSLDAARDITVVGSGQSGAEVFLDLLRTRGGDGTRLRWLTRTRALAPMEYSKLGLEHFTPDYTRYFQSLDPTVRDQLVEAQWQLHKAASAETLAEIHDHLYERTIGRPLDADPVEILPGTAVTEALAGPCGGFELSCRHVDSGAEHLVRTDAVVLATGYRAVRPAALDPIAELIDWDEHGRYRVDPDHRVATRPRLTGGLYVQNAELHTHGVGTPDLGLGAHRAAVILNAVAGKTIHRLPARTAWTSFAPPAATVLPRPQEGNRAAAATR; the protein is encoded by the coding sequence ATGGATAACCCGCAGCCCGAGCCGTACGACCTCCTCGGTGTCGGCATCGGCCCGTTCAACCTCTCCCTGGCCGCGCTGGCCGACCAGGTCAGCGGCCTCAGCTCGCTGTTCTGCGAGGCCAGGGAGGAGTTCCGCTGGCACCCGGGGATGCTGGTCGACGGGGCCAGGATGCAGGTCCCGTTCCTGGCCGACCTGGTCACGCTGGTCGACCCGACCAACCCGTGGTCCTTCCTCAACTACCTGCGCGACCGGGAGCGGCTCTTCCCGTTCTACTTCGCCGAGCGCTTCCAGCTGCCGCGCCGCGAGTACGACCACTATTGCCGCTGGGCGGCCGAGCGCCTCGTCAACTGCCGCTTCGGCACCGCCGTCACCGCGCTGCACTGGTCCGAGGAGCACGAGCTGTACCGGGCCGAGACCGGCCGCGGCGAGGTCTGGGCCAGGAACGTCGTCCTCGGCGTCGGCACCCGTCCGGGACACCCCGAGGCCTTCGCCGCGCTGCGCGGCCACCCCCGGGTCTGGCACTCCGCCGACTACCTCGACCGCCGCCACAGCCTCGACGCCGCCCGCGACATCACCGTGGTCGGCTCCGGCCAGTCCGGTGCGGAGGTCTTCCTCGACCTGCTGCGCACCCGCGGCGGCGACGGCACCCGGCTGCGCTGGCTGACCAGGACCCGGGCGCTGGCCCCCATGGAGTACTCCAAGCTGGGCCTGGAGCACTTCACGCCCGACTACACCCGGTACTTCCAGAGCCTCGATCCCACGGTCCGCGACCAGCTGGTCGAGGCCCAGTGGCAGCTGCACAAGGCCGCCAGCGCCGAGACCCTCGCCGAGATCCACGACCACCTCTACGAGCGCACCATCGGCCGCCCGCTGGACGCCGACCCGGTCGAGATCCTTCCCGGCACGGCCGTCACCGAGGCGCTGGCCGGGCCCTGCGGCGGCTTCGAACTGAGCTGCCGCCACGTCGACTCGGGCGCCGAGCACCTGGTACGCACCGACGCCGTCGTGCTCGCCACCGGCTACCGGGCGGTCCGCCCGGCCGCGCTCGACCCGATCGCCGAGCTGATCGACTGGGACGAGCACGGCCGCTACCGGGTCGACCCGGACCACCGGGTGGCCACCCGGCCCCGGCTCACCGGCGGCCTGTACGTCCAGAACGCCGAACTGCACACCCACGGGGTCGGGACCCCGGACCTCGGCCTCGGCGCCCACCGCGCCGCCGTCATCCTCAACGCCGTCGCCGGGAAGACCATCCACCGGCTGCCCGCCCGCACGGCCTGGACCAGCTTCGCCCCGCCCGCCGCCACCGTGCTCCCGCGACCCCAGGAGGGGAACCGTGCCGCAGCAGCCACCCGCTGA
- a CDS encoding IucA/IucC family protein, producing the protein MLAKMIGEFAYEELISPVADGDGYLLEVPGAEYRFTARRGAYGSWQVDPASVGCAADPDGDPLRFVQLARGVLGLSGDTLGHLLRELTATLLADAHQIATELTAAELADLGHVELEGRQSGHPWIVPNKGRLGLSARDTAGWAPEARTPQRLPWIAVHRRLASFRGQEDLYTHELDTAFREQLGERAGEYLLLPVHPWQWDEVVVPLFAPWIASGEIVPLPSDGDLRLPQQSIRSFFNLSRPDRCTVKLPLSILNTLVWRGLPTERTLAAPAVTAWIHGLRDGDPFLRDECRVILLGEIASVTVDHPLYRELPEVPYQYKELLGAIWREPLGRYLKPGERGRTLASLLQTGSDGGALVAELVARSGLPARDWLRRLFAVMLPPLLHFLYRYGTVFSPHGENAIVVFDEQDRPVRLAVKDFVDDVNISDQDLPELAGLPAEVGEVLLREPPEFLCQFLHSGLFIGVYRFLAPLFEEQLGVGEAEFWALLRERIMAHQRRFPELTDRFKLFDLFTPRIERLCLNRNRLLLDGYRDRPQRPHAAVHGEVDNALHPGGPSVLPTQRDRIVTPAP; encoded by the coding sequence ATGCTCGCCAAGATGATCGGCGAGTTCGCGTACGAGGAGCTGATCAGCCCGGTCGCGGACGGCGACGGGTACCTGCTCGAGGTCCCGGGCGCCGAGTACCGGTTCACCGCACGCCGGGGGGCGTACGGGAGCTGGCAGGTCGACCCGGCCTCGGTCGGCTGCGCCGCGGACCCGGACGGGGACCCGTTGCGCTTCGTCCAGCTGGCCCGTGGGGTGCTCGGCCTCTCCGGGGACACCCTCGGGCACCTGCTCCGCGAGCTCACCGCCACCCTGCTGGCCGACGCGCACCAGATCGCCACCGAGCTGACCGCCGCCGAACTGGCCGACCTCGGCCATGTCGAGCTGGAGGGCCGGCAGAGCGGGCACCCCTGGATCGTCCCCAACAAGGGCCGGCTCGGCCTCTCGGCCCGGGACACCGCAGGCTGGGCGCCGGAGGCCCGTACACCGCAGCGGCTGCCGTGGATCGCGGTGCACAGGCGGCTCGCCTCGTTCCGTGGGCAGGAGGACCTCTACACGCACGAGCTGGACACCGCGTTCCGCGAGCAGCTCGGCGAGCGGGCGGGGGAGTACCTGCTGCTGCCCGTCCACCCGTGGCAGTGGGACGAGGTGGTCGTGCCGCTCTTCGCCCCCTGGATCGCCTCCGGCGAGATCGTGCCCCTGCCCAGCGACGGCGACCTGAGGCTGCCGCAGCAGTCGATCCGGAGCTTCTTCAACCTCAGCCGCCCGGACCGCTGCACCGTCAAGCTGCCGCTCTCCATCCTCAACACCCTGGTCTGGCGCGGCCTGCCGACCGAGCGCACCCTCGCCGCCCCGGCGGTCACCGCCTGGATCCACGGGCTGCGCGACGGCGACCCGTTCCTGCGCGACGAGTGCCGGGTGATCCTGCTCGGCGAGATCGCCTCCGTCACCGTCGACCACCCGCTCTACCGGGAGCTGCCGGAAGTCCCGTACCAGTACAAGGAACTGCTGGGCGCGATCTGGCGCGAGCCGCTCGGCCGGTACCTGAAGCCGGGCGAGCGCGGCCGGACCCTGGCGTCCCTGCTGCAGACCGGCTCCGACGGCGGGGCGCTGGTCGCCGAGCTGGTCGCCCGCTCGGGCCTCCCCGCCAGGGACTGGCTGCGCCGGCTGTTCGCGGTGATGCTGCCGCCGCTGCTGCACTTCCTCTACCGCTACGGCACGGTCTTCTCCCCGCACGGCGAGAACGCGATCGTGGTCTTCGACGAGCAGGACAGGCCGGTCCGGCTGGCCGTCAAGGACTTCGTGGACGACGTCAACATCAGCGACCAGGACCTGCCCGAGCTGGCCGGCCTGCCGGCGGAGGTCGGCGAGGTCCTGCTGCGCGAACCCCCGGAGTTCCTCTGTCAGTTCCTGCACTCGGGGCTGTTCATCGGGGTGTACCGCTTCCTGGCGCCGCTCTTCGAGGAGCAGCTCGGGGTGGGCGAGGCCGAGTTCTGGGCACTGCTGCGCGAGCGGATCATGGCGCACCAACGGCGCTTCCCGGAGCTCACCGACCGCTTCAAGCTCTTCGACCTCTTCACCCCGCGGATCGAGCGGCTCTGCCTCAACCGCAACCGGCTGCTGCTGGACGGCTACCGGGACCGGCCACAGCGCCCGCACGCCGCCGTGCACGGCGAGGTCGACAACGCCCTGCACCCCGGCGGACCGAGTGTGCTGCCCACCCAGAGGGACCGGATTGTCACTCCGGCCCCGTAG
- a CDS encoding GNAT family N-acetyltransferase has translation MQGEPAHPAARDGRAGRPGRDPVGLRRHPQPGGRRVILDGLQEVIPTTAGEFRLRPVHLPDDLPQLAEWMNDPAVAAFWELAGPPGVTEQHLRPQLDGDGRSLPRLGLLDGVPMSYWEIYRADLDPLARHYPAQPHDTGVHLLLGPAGTRGRGLGSTLLAALAERILQARPACGRVVAEPDIRNTPSVRAFRNAGFELAAELDLPTKRAALMIRRRPQTPLRTGRHG, from the coding sequence CTGCAAGGCGAACCTGCTCACCCGGCTGCACGGGATGGACGAGCTGGTCGGCCCGGTCGAGACCCAGTCGGTCTACGTCGACATCCCCAACCCGGTGGCCGCCGCGTGATCCTGGACGGCCTGCAGGAGGTGATCCCGACCACCGCCGGGGAGTTCCGGCTCCGACCGGTCCACCTCCCGGACGACCTGCCGCAGCTGGCCGAGTGGATGAACGACCCCGCGGTGGCGGCCTTCTGGGAGCTGGCCGGCCCGCCGGGAGTCACCGAGCAGCACCTGCGCCCCCAGCTCGACGGCGACGGCCGCAGCCTTCCCCGTCTGGGGCTGCTGGACGGCGTCCCGATGAGCTACTGGGAGATCTACCGCGCCGACCTCGACCCGCTCGCCCGGCACTACCCCGCACAGCCCCACGACACCGGCGTCCACCTGCTGCTCGGCCCCGCCGGCACCCGCGGCCGGGGCCTCGGCAGCACCCTGCTGGCGGCGCTCGCCGAACGGATCCTGCAGGCACGGCCCGCCTGCGGCCGGGTGGTCGCCGAACCCGACATCCGCAACACGCCCTCGGTACGGGCCTTCCGGAACGCCGGCTTCGAGCTCGCCGCCGAACTCGACCTGCCCACCAAGCGCGCGGCCCTGATGATCCGCCGCCGCCCCCAGACCCCTCTCCGAACAGGACGGCATGGATAA
- a CDS encoding IucA/IucC family protein, giving the protein MSTALTGAPPAVPHQSSEPDRLLDPDPAVAAEQAGVESLLRCWARETGAVPGADGLLRIPVLGGAAQLAAPVRHWSACGWHRFGPVVLAGADGGPDAPVDAVTVAALVASAVAERPDPGQIADLASRVADSVVRTADVLAYRRGAEEPASWPFLRAEQSLLLGHPLHPTPKSRDGLGPAQSAAYSPELHGAFRLHWYAVDRELLAADSAAGLDADRLTAQLLGDPGLLPPGTAALPLHPWQARELALRPAVAELLATGGLHDLGVQGELWYPTSSVRTVCRPGSPWMLKLSLGLRITNSRRENLRKELHRGLEMHQLLEAGLGAEWRAAHPGFDIVRDPAWIGVDLPGLDDPNGLDTVLRQQPFGPDERALCVAGLVAERPLGRVDSHLGDVLRTLAARSGRPVPTVAAEWFLRYLDAMVLPVLWLDGQAGIALEAHQQNSLVLLDEEGWPVGGRYRDNQGYYFRTSHADRLDARLPGIGKLSDTFIDDRVIDKHFAYYLGINHILGLIGAFGSQQLADEHVLLAALRRFLAGPRAAATGSGLARHLLEAPSLHCKANLLTRLHGMDELVGPVETQSVYVDIPNPVAAA; this is encoded by the coding sequence TTGAGCACCGCCCTCACCGGAGCCCCGCCCGCAGTCCCCCACCAGTCGAGCGAGCCGGACCGGCTGCTCGATCCCGATCCGGCGGTGGCGGCGGAGCAGGCCGGGGTGGAGAGCCTGCTGCGCTGCTGGGCAAGGGAGACCGGTGCGGTCCCGGGGGCCGACGGGCTGCTGCGGATCCCGGTGCTCGGCGGTGCGGCGCAGCTCGCCGCGCCCGTACGCCACTGGTCGGCCTGCGGCTGGCACCGCTTCGGCCCGGTCGTCCTGGCGGGGGCCGACGGGGGGCCGGACGCCCCGGTGGACGCCGTCACCGTGGCCGCCCTGGTCGCCAGTGCGGTCGCCGAGCGGCCCGACCCGGGACAGATCGCCGACCTGGCCTCCCGGGTGGCCGACTCGGTGGTCCGCACCGCGGACGTGCTGGCGTACCGCCGCGGGGCCGAGGAGCCGGCCTCCTGGCCCTTCCTGCGGGCCGAGCAGTCCCTGCTGCTCGGCCACCCGCTGCACCCGACCCCGAAGAGCCGGGACGGCCTCGGGCCGGCGCAGAGCGCCGCGTACTCGCCCGAGCTGCACGGTGCCTTCCGGCTGCACTGGTACGCGGTCGACCGTGAGCTGCTCGCCGCCGACTCGGCCGCGGGGCTCGACGCCGACCGGCTGACCGCCCAACTGCTGGGCGATCCCGGCCTGTTGCCGCCGGGCACCGCTGCCCTGCCGCTGCACCCCTGGCAGGCCCGCGAGCTGGCCCTGCGGCCCGCCGTCGCCGAGCTGCTGGCCACCGGCGGGCTGCACGACCTCGGCGTGCAGGGCGAGTTGTGGTACCCGACCTCGTCCGTCCGGACCGTCTGCCGCCCCGGCAGCCCGTGGATGCTCAAGCTCTCGCTCGGCCTGCGGATCACCAACTCCCGCCGGGAGAACCTCCGCAAGGAGCTGCACCGCGGTCTGGAGATGCACCAGCTGCTGGAGGCAGGTCTCGGCGCCGAGTGGCGGGCCGCCCACCCCGGCTTCGACATCGTCCGCGACCCGGCCTGGATCGGGGTGGACCTCCCGGGCCTCGACGACCCGAACGGACTGGACACCGTGCTGCGGCAGCAGCCCTTCGGCCCCGACGAGCGAGCGCTCTGCGTGGCCGGGCTGGTCGCCGAACGGCCGCTCGGCCGGGTCGACTCGCACCTCGGTGACGTCCTGCGGACCCTGGCCGCGCGCAGCGGACGGCCGGTGCCGACCGTCGCCGCCGAGTGGTTCCTGCGCTACCTCGACGCCATGGTGCTGCCCGTGCTCTGGCTGGACGGGCAGGCCGGCATCGCGCTGGAGGCGCACCAGCAGAACAGCCTGGTGCTGCTGGACGAGGAGGGCTGGCCGGTCGGCGGCCGCTACCGGGACAACCAGGGCTACTACTTCAGGACCTCGCACGCCGACCGGCTGGACGCCCGGCTGCCCGGCATCGGCAAGCTGAGCGACACCTTCATCGACGACCGGGTGATCGACAAGCACTTCGCCTACTACCTCGGGATCAACCACATCCTCGGGCTGATCGGCGCTTTCGGCTCCCAGCAGCTCGCGGACGAGCACGTGCTGCTGGCCGCGCTGCGCCGGTTCCTGGCGGGCCCCCGGGCCGCCGCCACCGGGTCCGGCCTGGCCCGGCACCTGCTGGAGGCGCCGTCCCTGCACTGCAAGGCGAACCTGCTCACCCGGCTGCACGGGATGGACGAGCTGGTCGGCCCGGTCGAGACCCAGTCGGTCTACGTCGACATCCCCAACCCGGTGGCCGCCGCGTGA